The Chlorocebus sabaeus isolate Y175 chromosome 1, mChlSab1.0.hap1, whole genome shotgun sequence genome includes a region encoding these proteins:
- the LRRC32 gene encoding transforming growth factor beta activator LRRC32 — MSPQILLLLALLTLGLAAQHQDKVPCKMVDKKVSCQGLGLLQVPLVLPPDTETLDLSGNQLRSILASPLGFYTALRHLDLSTNEINFLQPGAFQALTHLEHLSLAHNRLAMATALSAGGLGPLPRVTSLDLSGNSLYSGLLERLLGEAPSLHTLSLAENSLTRLTRHTFRDMPALEQLDLHSNVLMDIEDGAFEGLPHLTHLNLSRNSLTCISDFSLQQLRVLDLSCNSIEAFQTASQPQAEFQLTWLDLRENKLLHFPDLAALPRLIYLNLSNNLIRLPTGPPQDSKGIHAPSEGWSALPLSTPNGNASTRPLSQLLNLDLSYNEIELIPDSFLEHLTSLCFLNLSRNCLRTFEARRSGSLPCLMLLDLSHNALETLELGARALGSLRTLLLQGNALRDLPPYTFANLASLQRLNLQGNRVSPCGGPNEPGPASCVAFSGIASLRSLSLVDNEIELLRAGAFLHTPLTELDLSSNPGLEVATGALTGLEASLEVLALQGNGLTVLQVDLPCFICLKRLNLAENRLSHLPAWTQAVSLEVLDLRNNSFSLLPGSAMGGLETSLRRLYLQGNPLSCCGNGWLAAQLHQGRVDVDATQDLICRFSSQEEVSLSHVRPEDCEKGGLKNINLIIILTFILVSAILLTTLATCCCVRRQKFNQQYKA; from the exons ATGAGCCCCCAGATCCTGCTGCTCCTGGCCCTGCTGACCCTAGGCCTGGCTGCACAACACCAAGACAAAGTGCCATGTAAGATG gtgGACAAGAAGGTCTCGTGCCAGGGTCTGGGCCTGCTCCAGGTCCCCTTGGTGCTCCCGCCGGACACTGAGACCCTTGATCTCTCTGGGAACCAGCTGCGGAGTATCCTGGCCTCACCCCTGGGCTTCTACACGGCACTTCGTCACCTGGACCTGAGCACCAATGAGATCAACTTCCTCCAGCCAGGAGCCTTCCAGGCCCTGACCCACCTGGAGCACCTCAGCCTGGCTCACAACCGGCTGGCGATGGCCACTGCGCTGAGTGCCGGTGGTCTGGGCCCCCTGCCACGCGTGACCTCCCTGGACCTGTCTGGGAACAGCCTGTACAGCGGCCTGCTGGAGCGGCTGCTAGGGGAGGCACCCAGCCTGCATACCCTCTCACTGGCAGAGAACAGTCTGACTCGCCTCACCCGCCACACCTTCCGGGACATGCCTGCGCTGGAGCAGCTTGACCTGCATAGCAATGTGCTGATGGACATCGAGGATGGCGCCTTCGAGGGCCTGCCCCACCTGACCCATCTCAACCTCTCCAGGAATTCCCTCACCTGCATCTCTGACTTCAGCCTTCAGCAGCTGCGGGTGCTGGACCTGAGCTGCAACAGCATTGAGGCCTTTCAGACGGCCTCCCAGCCCCAGGCCGAGTTCCAGCTCACCTGGCTTGACCTGCGGGAGAACAAACTGCTCCATTTCCCCGACCTGGCCGCGCTCCCGAGACTCATCTACCTGAACTTGTCCAACAACCTCATCCGGCTCCCCACAGGGCCACCCCAGGACAGCAAGGGCATCCACGCGCCTTCCGAGGGCTGGTCAGCCCTGCCCCTCTCAACCCCCAATGGGAATGCCAGTACCCGCCCCCTTTCCCAGCTCTTGAATCTGGATTTGAGCTACAATGAGATTGAACTCATCCCCGACAGCTTTCTTGAGCACCTGACCTCCCTCTGCTTCCTGAACCTCAGCAGAAACTGCTTACGGACCTTTGAGGCCCGGCGCTCAGGCTCCCTGCCCTGCCTGATGCTCCTTGACTTAAGCCACAATGCCCTGGAGACACTGGAACTGGGCGCCAGAGCCCTGGGGTCCTTGCGGACGCTGCTCCTACAGGGCAATGCCCTGCGGGACCTGCCTCCATACACCTTTGCCAACCTGGCCAGCCTGCAGCGGCTCAACCTGCAGGGGAACCGGGTCAGCCCCTGTGGGGGGCCGAATGAGCCTGGCCCcgccagctgtgtggccttctCTGGCATCGCCTCCCTCCGCAGCCTGAGCCTGGTGGATAATGAGATAGAGCTGCTCAGGGCAGGGGCCTTCCTCCATACCCCACTGACTGAGCTGGACCTTTCTTCCAACCCTGGGCTGGAGGTGGCCACGGGGGCCTTGACAGGCCTGGAGGCCTCCTTGGAAGTCCTGGCACTGCAGGGCAATGGGTTGACGGTCCTGCAGGTGGACCTGCCCTGCTTCATCTGCCTCAAGCGGCTCAATCTTGCTGAGAACCGCCTGAGCCACCTTCCCGCTTGGACACAGGCTGTGTCACTGGAGGTCCTGGACCTGCGAAACaacagcttcagcctcctgccaGGCAGTGCCATGGGTGGCCTGGAGACCAGCCTCCGGCGCCTCTACCTGCAGGGGAATCCACTCAGCTGCTGTGGCAATGGCTGGCTGGCAGCCCAGCTGCACCAGGGCCGTGTGGACGTAGACGCCACCCAGGACCTGATCTGCCGCTTCAGCTCCCAGGAGGAGGTGTCCCTGAGCCACGTGCGTCCCGAGGACTGTGAGAAGGGGGGGCTCAAGAACATCAAcctcatcatcatcctcaccttCATACTGGTCTCTGCCATCCTCCTCACCACGCTGGCCACCTGCTGCTGTGTCCGCCGGCAGAAGTTTAACCAACAGTATAAAGCCTAA